The sequence CACACGTGCACAGGCCGTATCAAGCAGACTGATCGCCTTATCTGGCAACTGACGCGCAGGAATGTAGCGATGAGACAAACGTACCGCAGCCTGTAAGGCTTCATCCATTATCCAAACACCGTGGTGCTTCTCTAACGCCGGTGTCAGACCACGCAACATGCAAATGGCGGTTTCTTCATCAGGTTCAGCGACTTGAAGCACTTGGAAACGGCGCGTCAACGCCGGATCTTTTTCGATATGCCGCTTAAACTCACTCCACGTCGTGGCACCGATGGTACGCAACTGCCCACGAGCCAAGGCGGGTTTCAGCAGATTTGCTGCATCGCCAGTGCCCGCGTTCCCTCCAGCCCCCACCAGAGTGTGTACTTCATCGATAAACAGGATGACCGGAGTGGGTGAAGCCATCGCTTCATCCAAAACATTTTTTAGACGCGCTTCAAATTCGCCTTTCATGCTGGCACCCGCCGAGAGGGCAATGACATCCAACATCAACAAACTGACCTGACTCAGTGCTGGCGGCATTTCGCCAGCAGCAATAGCCAATGCCAGCCCTTCGACAACGGCCGTTTTACCTACGCCCGCTTCACCCGTCAGCAATGGATTGTTTTGCCGACGACGCAGCAAGATATCCACCATAGTGCTGATTTCATGATTGCGCCCCAGAACGGGATCTATCTTGCCTTCCCGGGCCAATGCCGTGAGATCTGTCGTGTACTGCGCTAATGTCGCGGTGTTTTTGCTGCCAATCGCATTGCTGGCCTCACCGGGTAGTGCGCCGTCATACATCGGGCTACCATCTGTGGCAGCTTCATAGGTTTCAGGCGATTCCTGCGTAATGAAGTTAAAATCACTGTTCAGGTGCTCCAGAGAAATTTTTTCCATTTCCGGTGCAATACTAAACAGCGCGCGGCGCAGCTCCATGTTCGTCAGCATCGCCAGCAATAAATGCCCGCTACGAATACGGGTATCTAAACACTCCAGACTGGCGTGAATCCATGCCCGTTCGATCGCTAATTCAATATGATACGAAAAATCTGAGATGCTGCTCGCCCCGACGGGCAAATTGGCAAGTGCCTTAGCCAAACCGCGCTCAAAGGCCTCCACATCCACAGCAAAGTATCGAATAATATGTTTAAGGTCGTTATCTTCTTGATGCCAAAGTTGATTGATCCAATGAACTAACTCAACATAGGGATTGCCGCGCAATTTACAAATCGTCGTCGCACTTTCAATACCTTTGAAAAGAGTGGCATCCAGTTTGCCGAAAAGGTTTTTCCTTGTAATAGCCACGTTGTTCATCCTGCTCTTTTAGCTGTATTCACATCGTCTGTATTTATCTCTACATGTGTATATCAGCGTATGTGTTTATATGATTTTCATGGAGTGTCGCAAGGTAATTATCATTACGCAGCAAACTTTCTGGGGCTAAGAGTAATGGGATGAAATAAAAAACGAAAGTGTATTTATACGATTTTGTGCATTTTAAGAATTTAGCTCACATTAATAACGCACTGCATGGAAATATATTTACAGTTCTAAAAGCACTAACGCAATGAAATTCAACAGCAGATTCAAGATATGTCCTAAAAGGTAAGATTGGCTAAAAATTAAAATACAAAACGAATTCAGCTCGATTAGGAATTATGCCCACACCAAAATCCTAAAGTTACACATGTAATTAATAATAAGATTATGATTAATATGAAAAAGCACAATAAGACAACTTACTTTACACTATGAATACTTTAAAGAAAGTTGAGGCAACCATCCTGACATGCAATAATTTCCTCATGCATTAGGATTTAAAAAATTATTATTTACACTCATTTCACACATCGCAAAAACATCAGGGAAAGATAAATAATTATATTTTTACATATAGACACATAATTTTTAAAACTGTTGTTTCGTTATCTCTGAATGCGTTAACTCCCAATAAGCGAACATAAATTAACGCAATTCAACTGATAGGGTGAAATAAGGCTGACATAACAACCGGGGCAGTAAGTGGATCACAAATTCCTTGATTACTATAATAAAGAACTGACCTTCATGCGCGAAATGGCGCAGGAGTTCGCAGATAAGCATCCTAAAATAGCAGGACGCTTGGGCATGCATGGAATTGAAGTTGCCGATCCTTATGTCGAGCGCTTGATTGAGTCTTTCTCTTTTTTATCGGCTAGAACACAAATTAAGTTGGATGCCGAATTCCCTAAATTCACTCAGCGCCTGTTGGATATTGTCTACCCTAATTACAACTCACCCACCCCTTCAATGGGGGTGATTCAGCTTAAGCCAAACCTGAAAGAAGGTGATCTGACACAAGGGTATAACGTCCCTCGTGGTAGCTCATTTTTCACCCATATCGCCCCAGGTGAAACCACGCGCTGTGAGTTTCGTAGTGGGCAGGATGTCGGGCTGTGGCCGCTGGAGATAACCGAAGCGCGCTTAAGCTCCGTTCCGCCTGATATGCCCAATTTGGAAAAGCACCGTATTGCCTATCATCGGTTAAAAGGGGCTTTGCGCATCAAGCTAAAACTGGTCGGTGACCTGAAGTTTTCACAACTCGTGGGGCTTGATAGGTTGCCTATTTATATTGATGGCGACGAGAGAATTGTCTCCCATATTTTCGAGCTTCTGCATGCTAGTCATGTGGCGACCATTATTCGGGCAGGTCACGGTGAGACCGCAGAAGATACCGTGAACAGTAAGAACCCTCTTGCGTTTGAGGGGCTAAGCCCTGATCAAAGCCTGCTGCCGTTGTCATGGAACATTTTCCATGGCCATAACCTGATGCAGGAGTACTTCACCTGCCGCCAGCGGTTCTACTTCTTTACCCTGACACAGCTCTCCAAAAGTCTGGGCAATAATCATACTAACGAAGCCGAGATTATCATCTTACTCGACCGACTACCGCAGGAGCTGGTCAGTCATGTGGCCGCATCTCGTTTCCTGTTAAGTTGTACCCCAGTGATAAATCTGTTCCCGAAACGAATGGATAAGATCGAGATCAATCGAGCGCTAAACGATTTCCACGTGGTGCCAGACCGGAGCCGCCCACTCGATTACGAAGTCTTCTCGATCAGTAAAGTCTTTGGTCAACAGGCCGAAACCAGCCAAGAGGTGGTATTTAACCCCCTCTACCAAACCCGCCACTGTGACAATGGCAATTTTGGCCGCTACTTTTCGATTACCCGCAAGCCCAGAACCGGCCAAAACAATAAGCGCAAATATGACACCCGCACGCCTTATGCCAGCACTGAGGTGTTTGTTTCGTTGGTTGATCAGCAAGAAGCCCCTTATGGCGATAATCTGCGCTATTTATCGATTGAGGCACAGGTAACCAATCGCGACCTGCCACGGCTGATTTCGAGTAACGGTAACTTTGAATTAACGATGTCGGATTCCGCGCCAGTACATGGTGCGCGCTTCGTATTCCAGCCCAGCGCCCCACGCGCACCGTTTGCCATAGACGAATCAGCTTGGCGTTTAATTCGCCAGCTCAGTTTCAACTATCTGCCACTGTCTGATATGTCTCACTCCAATGGGGGTGAGTCGCTGCGCAATATGTTGCGCCTGTTTGTTAACGCTTCCGATCTTGAGTCGAATACCCAAATTGATGCCTTGGTAGGGTGTAAAAGCGAGCCGGTGATCCGGCGGTTGCCCGGTAATGGCCTGCTGGTTTATGGCCGAGGCATCTGCTGCACCTTGACGGTCGACGAAGAGGGTTTCTCCGGTATCAGCCCCTATCTGTTCGGCTTGATCATGGAAAACTATTTGGCACGCCATGCTGCGATCAACGTGTTTACCGAGACTGAACTGCACTCCATGCAAAGAGGCCGGGTCGCTAAATGGAAAGCCCGTCCAGGCAGACGAGGAGTTCTGTAATGCACCCCGATGAGAACATCCATCAGGAAAACCGGGTCAATCTGGAAACCTGGTACCAAGAAGCAGAGCCTTGGAATGCCGGTTTTATCAGCATCATGCGGGCCAATGCGGCTCGCACGCCTGACATGCCAGCCCCAGGGAAAGCGATGCTGCCAGAGCAGGAAGCCTTCCGTATCGGGCAAAGTGCCAATATGGCTTTCTCACCCCGTGAGATAGCGCATGTTGAAATGAAAGACGGGAAGATGGATCTACAGCTTTTTGGTCTGGGTATTTGGGGGCCAGATGGTGCGATGCCACTGCAAATGACTGAACTGGCCTACACCCGCGCTGAGCTGCATGACCACACCATGACCGACTTCGTCGATCTTTTTCATCATCGTGCGCTATCACAATTTTATCGCGCATGGTTTGTCTCTCAGGATACCGCCTCACTGGATAGACAACATGATGAAAAGTTCTCCTTTTATGTCGGCAGTCTGGCAGGGCTAGATCCGCAGGAACTGATGCATAGCGTGTTACCGGTTCATGCACAGCTCGCCTCATCCGCACATTTAATTCGTGAAGCGCGTAACCCTGAAGGTTTGGTGGGTGCGTTGCAGTACTACTTTGAAGTGCCCGTTAGCATCGTGGAGTACGCCAAACAGTGGATCTTTTTGGATAAAAATGACCAAACCCCTTTAGGCGATGGTGCCTCAGCGATGATGCTGGGTGACGGTGCCATTTTGGGCGACACCGTTTTAGACAGACAGCACAAATTTGAGTTGATCCTCGGCCCACTCAGCCTGCAACAGTACTTGCGCTTCAGCCCATCCGGGCAGGATCTGCCGGTATTACGTGAATGGGTGCGTAACTTTGTCGGGTTTGAATATGCCTGGGAAGTGCAGCTGCTGTTAAGCGCCGATGAGGTGCCTATCGCAACCTTGGAGGGAGGAAGCCAGTTGGGCTACACCAGTTGGTTGGCCAGAGAGGACGTATCAGTCGATGTGCGTGGGATGAGTTTTGAACCTGAAATGCATCGCTATTAGTCCATACCGTCACGCCCGGATGTCCGGGGGTAAAAACCAGACCTCGACGTCCACCCATGGCGTTAAAAGGAAAAAACATGAGTGTACAGAGTATTGCGGAAAGCACTGGCTACTATCACCGCCTAATGCAACCTATTCCGGGTGACCACCCTTGCGGCATAAGTCTGGAATATGATTCAGCATTTCTTTTGTTGCAGACAAAATTACAGCCCAAGCTCACCGCTGAATATGGCACTTTTGTCGAAGTCGCAGAGCCGACTAACTGGATAGAAACCGAGCGAAAATGCCTTGAACTGCTGGGTAAAGCCCGGGATGTGCGGCTAATTATTATTTTGATGCGCTGTCGGATGTGCCAAATCGGCGTCAGTGCGGTGCAAGAGGGTCTTGAGGCTTTACTCTGGTGCCTAAGTGCCTGGCCTGATGGTCTGCACCCTCAACTCTTCGATGAAGGGGAGTTTGAACCCTTTATGCGCGCCAATGCCTTCGCCGAATTAGACGACAGCGAGGGCTTTATTGCTGATCTTCGCAACCTCATGTTACCAAAAGCGGCAGGTATGCAGATTTCGCTCAAAGAGTTTGAAAAAGCGCATTCGTTCCCCCGCGAAGAGGGGGCATTGGAAGAAGCCACACTGGAAGGGATTAAGCAGGAGTGGCTGGTCCGTTCTGATAGCGTCATCATCTCATTGCAGCAAGCCTATACATTACTGTTGGAATTAGCCTCGCGGCTCGGCGACTCCCTCGGCGATGTCGCGCCTGACTTTGTCAAATTGACCTCGCTGTTATGCCATTTTGGTCAGGCCGATATTGCACCGATTGTGGCCCATGAGGCACATGAATATAGTCCTACGTCGGAATATAGTCCTACGTCGAAACATAGCCCTGCGTCAGAATACAGTGCTGCGCCGATAGAAAACGAGCCACATCCTAGCGCCGTTGAGCTGCCGCCGATGGAAGTTGCGGCAGAGGCAATACCGGTCGCAGTCGCACCCATCGGAACAGTACAGACCGGAGTCGTTCAGACCAACGTCGCACCAACAGAAGTGATGCGAGTAGAAGCCCCTACCCTCGCTAATCAGCCACCAATGCAACTTTCAGCTATGCCAGTAGAAGCACCAGCGCTGCCCAAAGGGATACAAAACCGCGCGGACGCCCTATCCCGACTTATTGAGGTACGTCAGTGGTTTACCACAACTGAACCCAGCAGCCCAGTGATTGCTCTCTTGTCCTTTTCAGAACAGACGATTGGCAAAAGCTTCGGCGAACTACTTCAGATTATTCCTCAGGAACTGATTTCTAAACTCGATGTATTACAGGAGTAGTTGGTCATGACAAGGAAGCTTTTTATCGTGTTAGCCGGTGCCGCACTCTCAGGGCAAGCCCATGCCATCTGTGAAATTGATACTTCAGAGGGATCTCTGCCCTCAACCATGACAGCGCCTTCATTAACGATCACTATTGATGCCGATGCCCCAGCAGATACCAGCAAATTTATTGCCGAGGCAATCACCGCAGTACAGGGAGTAAAGGTAACCTATCACCATTGTGAGATAGGTAATCTTTACGGTAAAAATGTCACGGCCATGTTGGGGGCCGATCTGGGTAAAGGGCTGTTTGCCACCAATATCGACGGTATTGCCATCAAACCCATGTGGAATAATGGTGACGCCTTCGGCACTTATAACTCACAGGGAGTTATGCAATTTGGTACCGAGACGGGCCGTTGGAGTTACGACCCCAAGACCTATTTCCGAATAGAGTTATATAAGACCAAAGAGACCCTCTCGTTAACCAATCCGGCGGGCGAGCAAGTGCTACCCAGTGGCACCCTAGCCTATAACTGGGTAAACACAAATAGCCTGACAAACTACGCGCAGAAACTGGATATTGGTCGAATCACCATTATCAGCACCCCATCCTGTACTTTTGCAGGCAAAAAAGTGGTTGATTTCGGTCTCGTCACCTCAGGCAAATTAAATCAGGGCATAGAACGGAACCTTGATTTCGATATCACCTGTAAAACTGATTATGGCAAATATTCAGCCACCGCCTCTATTACGACACAAACGCCAACCGCCGATGGGAATTATATTAAAGTCAAAGATAACAACGGTCAGGATGATCGGATGCGTATAAAGATCAGCGACAGTACCGGGAAATTACTGAAACTGAATGGCAGTAGCAGCGAGCAAAAAGTCAATATCGCCAGTGCCATACCGGCTGAATTCAACTGGAAGGCGACTCTTGAGCCTACCTCTGTCAGTGCAAAACCGGCTAACGGCATATTCAGTGCAGCTGCCGAAATTATTTTGCAGATTAATTAACCCATTACAGAAACACTATTTATTTTATACGGATTATATATGCAGTCTGCACCTTCTATTTTTGTGAGTATTGCAAGTTATCGGGACCCAGAATTAATCCCGACGTTGCATGACATGATAAAGACAGCCAAACACCCTGAAAATCTCAATATTGCGATTTTCTGGCAAGATGATAAAGAGATCAAAACTTTCTTAAATCAGGGTATGCGACTGATCAAAAAGAAAAAACATCTTGGCTATCCATTACATCAGTTGAAATATAAGCATGCACGCATCTCGATTTTAAGTGTGCATTATTATGAGAGTAAGGGTGCCTGTTGGGCCAGACATATGGCCGAAAGTCTATTTAAAAATGAAACCTATTTCTTACAAATAGACTCTCACTGCCGGTTTATTCAAAACTGGGATCATGAAATGATCACTATGTTGAATAGCCTACGAGATAAGAGTCCTAAACCGATATTATCCAGTTATCCACCGGCCTATGAGCCTGGCGAGGACGAAAAAAGAAAAGATTATGTCAGCCGCTTAATCTTTAATGCCTTTTCGCCAGAAGGTATGGTGCAAATGACCTCAATGCCGGTTAAGGAAGACGCGCCAGTGCGTTGTGGATATTTAGCCGCTGGGTTTGTCTTCAGTGATGGTAGCTTTGTCCACGACGTCCCCAATGACCCAAACATTTTCTTTATGGGTGAAGAAATTGCCATGGCCACCCGCGCATTCACCCACGGCTACGATACTTATGCCCCAAACAAAATTTTGCTTTGGCATTTCTATACTAGAAAAAATCACAGCAAGGTTTGGACCGATCACAATAATGAGGCCAAGAAGTCAGGTGCTGTGGAATTAGCTTGGTGGGAGCGAGACAAAATAGCCAAAAGCCGGGTTCGTACTCTGCTAGGTACTGGACCTGATGCAGTTGAACTAGGCCGATATACGCTGGGTACACAGCGCTCTTTACAAGAGTTCGAATACCGCCTTGGGGTCAATTTTAATAAACGAGCCGCGCATCCTGATGTTGCTGGTGCAAAGAAAGTGAGCTATTTCGCTGACCTCCCCACCTCCCATGATCAGTGGTTAGAGTCCCTGATTATCGTGAATAAAAAAACGCTCAAAATAGAAAAACACGAAGTAGATTTCACCCGAGAAGATGTGGAGTGGTGGCACATTGGCGTTTATAACCCACAAAACGCGCAGGTCATGGTGGAAAAAGTTGATATCAGCAACATGAAGAAAATTATTACCAAAACCGATGACTCAACCTTTGAGTTAAAACTGGCTTTTAATAGCGAAACTGATTCAAACCCACGCACAATCAGAATATGTCCTTATATTCGCTTGCAGGGTTGGGGGGATGTAGTGGAGAAACCGTGGTGAAAAGCGAAGATATTTTTAAACAGATTTTAAGCATCGACACCTTATTATCATTCAATGGCATCATTCCATCGCTATCCGGCTTTCAGTTGAAGTTGATAGAGTTGATTGAGTCGCTATGTCTCACGCTGAAATCAGAACAACATCCCCCGATCGAAGTTGATCGTTTATGTCATCAACTTTGCCACTATCTCGATAAACGTACTGAAAACACGATTAAAGAGAAAGGATTAAGTTGGGATGGCTACTTATTATTAGATTATTTCTACGGTTACAACACGCCTTCACCCACCGATGGCGTCAGCTTAGAAGCATTATTAAACAGCGATGATAAGACTATCTATCAATATGCGCTCAAGATACTGGTCCTCTCACGTAATTTGCCGATACGTGATGTGAAATCACAACAATTACTCGTGCGTTACAGCCATAAATTATCACCGCCTAACCAGTTAATATCTGACGATGATGATAGTTACGTTGAACCTAATCACGAGGAAACGGTTAACTGTGTCGGACCACCTACAGTAGAAACAATGCCTGTGCAACGCCGTGTCTGGCTCTCTTTGGGCTTGCCGCTCTTTGCTCTGGCATTATCGCTCTACGCCCTCTGGTTCTGGTGTTTCCGTTATTTAGGTGATCTGTCATAAATGTTTAAGCTTAAATTCAATAAATCGCTATTGCTGTTATGGCTGGCAGCTTGTGGCGCTTTAATCGCAAGCATGACTTTTCAAGAAAATGCGTTATGGAATAACGTTATTTTCATTATTTTTCTAACACTATTGGTGATAACGGTTTGGAGACACTACGCGCTTAAACCGGCCCCCTCTCATCTGGAACAATCTAATCTAGAGCAACAGCCGCCTCAACCGGTAGTTGCACAGTTTGCAGATCAGGGAAATACCGTCATTTTGATTCTCGGCCCCTATGCGGATAAGTGGTTTAGTCATCCTACTTCGGCCGATAATACGCGTTTTTCCAACCATGCTATCTGGATCTTAATTCCTGATCCGGAGACATTACAAAAACGCCTCAAACATATTGCGGCCCATCACCCGTCAGCGCAGGTATTCACTTTCTTCCCGTTCTTGCCGGATGTGTATGAAGATACCTCGGTGATAATTTCGCAACTCCGTAAATGGCAGAACAGCTTTTCTACTCTATCACTGCAAACTCCCCTCCCCTGCGTGTTTGCTATTTATGTACAGTTGAGTGAGGAGCGCCTCAGCCATAATTCTGATAACGCTTATTGGACAGGGAATATTAACCTCGCCAAGAAGAAAGAGGTCGATCTTATCTCTGCTTTTCAAGCATTGGGCCAGAAGCTGGAGTTGCAAGATACCCACATCACAACATTCACTTCTCATCGCCATGCAATGGCTCACAATTTGTTTATATGGTTAAACGAATCCGGTGTGACAAATGCCTTGCAAATACTCTTCGCCCATACATCATTACAGTTAACTGAAGTAATTTTATCCGACAATGGCAAAGGGTTTATCAAACATGGTGCCTGGTCAGTATGGTTGGAAAAAACATTGGGTATTTTACCCGGTTTAGCCTCAGCCTTATTACTACCCCCTATCCCGGAAGTGATTAATTGGCAAAAAACGCCCGTGATATCTCCGGCGAAGCCAATCGTCATTACACCGCCCTCCCCTGCAAAATGGCTATGGAGTTTAGGTTTCGCCACCCTGCTATTAGCAGTCCACATGGTACACACTTTGTCACAACAGAGAGTTATCCATGAGCAGTTTAACCAGCAGATGGCTTCTTTGAATAATGTTAACGACCCATCTATTCAAGACATTGCAATTAATATTGCAAAGTTAACCGATAAGGGAAAAACATTATCTGCCTGTGTTAATACATTTGATATCACACACTGGGGGCTCTCTCAATGTGAGCCATTATTGAACCGAATAAACCGCCAGATTAAAATTTATAGAGATATTCCTGTTTTCAGCTCGACGCAAATGGCTCCGCTGTTTGACTCAAACAGCATAAAACTGAAGCCTAACACGCAAACCAGCGAGATGCTGAACTCCCTACTATTACTGGTTGAAAATAATCAAGGCCGTAAAGTTTTGATTGTCGGCCATTCCGATAATACCGGTAATGCTTCACTCAACATGGCACTTTCCGAGCGACGCGCGCAGGTCGTTCGCGACTGGTTAATCCAACAAAGTTCTCTCTCTATTGACGATTTTATTATCCGGGGAATGGGTGCATTAGAACCGGTCGCATCTAATGACACGAAAATAGGACAAAGCCAAAACAGGCGTGTTGAAGTGCTGTTATTACCAAAACAAAACAAAAATGTGGGAGTTTAAAATTCTATGAGCGCTATATCTTCGACCTACTCGATTTATGAGGGGACCTTCCTGACAATGGCCCCGATTATGGATAACTCAGTGAATATATTAATGTTCAGAGATCCTGACCACCACGAATATAACATTATTATTAACCGATCATGGCTAGCTGAAGAGCAGACCCCTGAAGAGTACTGTGAAAAAGAGATAGAGTCATTACGTAATACACTGCCGGGTTTTCAGGTTGAAGGTAAATTGCTCAAACATGAACTTGGTCCGGCAAAACTCCCCGTAGTACAAGTGGCAAACAATTTTTTGCAAAACGGAGAAAGGACCCGTCAGGTCCAGTCTATTGTGCTATTGCCACATGACGCTATATCAAATCCGGATAATCGTGCGATGCTTATTTTTACTTTAGCCACAAGCGCCGGGGAATTTACTGAATATCAACGTAAACATTACGTGCAAATCATCAACAGCTTCAATCCCAAAGTAGTATCAGTCCGTTAATATCAGGCAAAAATCACTTCACGCTACATTAGCCAATGTAGCGTGAAGTGAAAGTTCTGCCATAGTCTATTTTAGGAAGGCGATTTTTTATAAAAATGATTACTTTGCAATCTATTTTTAACGGAAAATACGTTAATGAATCAGATGCAAATAAAAACAGCCTCTTTATTGCTATAATTTTGCATATGTAATGCATAGTTATAAAACTCTAACCGATTTAGCACGCCCAGTTTTCTGATAGCATTTCGCCGATGGGTTAATATCGTTTTTTCAGAGCGCTCAAGTATATTTGAGATATCAGTAATACTGTGCCCTTGACCTGTCAACTCAAAAACCCTGCTTTCTGTGATAGAGAGTTGAATATAATTCTTCAACCCTAAACGTCTGAAGGTATCACTGTTCATCATATTAAAATGGCTCAAACGTGCAATGTTTATAATTTTCTTTATTTTAGATACAATATCATAAAGGTCTAATTGCGTACTGTTAAACGGGATATTTACCGTCATCATGGGTTTATTATTGCTGCCGGAATTTTTAATTATAAGGCTATTTTCCTGATATATATTAACTATCACCATGAAATCTTTAAATATCACATTAGCTTTGTGAGCTGCATTCATTTCATAAGGATAGACAAATAAATAATCATCATCGCCATCTTTATTGAATACTTTTTTTACCAGAGAAATCAAACCTAATTCATAAAAAGCATTTTGGGTTGTAATCGCTATACTTAACATATTTACACTCCTTGTTTTTACCCACTATTTTCAGTCAGTTTTGGCTGAGTGAATCTTAAATAGAAATGAGCACTACAAATATTAATTTGCATTATTTTATTATTCCAATTGTCACTACTTCACTGAAAAATAGTCCAGAATTGTGATAAGCAAAAAATTAAAAGTCGCTAAATATAACTAATTTCACTTAAACTTCGACTGTTTAGAACTGAAGAGACATGGCATTAACATTATTTACACTAGAGTATATCTTGTCAGGCAATTAAAAAGATAATCGTTTTAACAGATCAAAAATATCATATTAGTTGGTTATATCAATCAATTATAAACTCATAAAGCAACACAAAAGATCACCTAAATTCGAACAACATAAACACACAAAAAATAATATAAAACCAAAATTAAATAGCGCTAAAAATAAAAAACACAGCCATGAGAAACCATTAAAGCAGGGGTTAACTACATTCTAAATAATAATAAAAAACAAAAAAAGAGAGAAAATAGATTACCTTTAAGTACAATAAATACTGTTATAGATATATTTGACAACCATTCACCAATAAACAAACCACATCAATAAAACAAAATAGACAGAGTAAATTAAATATAAAAACGCCTATGATTGCATAAGATATCACTACAAACATGATGACATTAAAATACAAAGTGGCACATGAAACCTGGAGCATTATATTAATAAATTCATTCACAGAATAATCATTAATAGCATA comes from Yersinia mollaretii ATCC 43969 and encodes:
- the tssF gene encoding type VI secretion system baseplate subunit TssF; amino-acid sequence: MDHKFLDYYNKELTFMREMAQEFADKHPKIAGRLGMHGIEVADPYVERLIESFSFLSARTQIKLDAEFPKFTQRLLDIVYPNYNSPTPSMGVIQLKPNLKEGDLTQGYNVPRGSSFFTHIAPGETTRCEFRSGQDVGLWPLEITEARLSSVPPDMPNLEKHRIAYHRLKGALRIKLKLVGDLKFSQLVGLDRLPIYIDGDERIVSHIFELLHASHVATIIRAGHGETAEDTVNSKNPLAFEGLSPDQSLLPLSWNIFHGHNLMQEYFTCRQRFYFFTLTQLSKSLGNNHTNEAEIIILLDRLPQELVSHVAASRFLLSCTPVINLFPKRMDKIEINRALNDFHVVPDRSRPLDYEVFSISKVFGQQAETSQEVVFNPLYQTRHCDNGNFGRYFSITRKPRTGQNNKRKYDTRTPYASTEVFVSLVDQQEAPYGDNLRYLSIEAQVTNRDLPRLISSNGNFELTMSDSAPVHGARFVFQPSAPRAPFAIDESAWRLIRQLSFNYLPLSDMSHSNGGESLRNMLRLFVNASDLESNTQIDALVGCKSEPVIRRLPGNGLLVYGRGICCTLTVDEEGFSGISPYLFGLIMENYLARHAAINVFTETELHSMQRGRVAKWKARPGRRGVL
- the tssG gene encoding type VI secretion system baseplate subunit TssG — protein: MHPDENIHQENRVNLETWYQEAEPWNAGFISIMRANAARTPDMPAPGKAMLPEQEAFRIGQSANMAFSPREIAHVEMKDGKMDLQLFGLGIWGPDGAMPLQMTELAYTRAELHDHTMTDFVDLFHHRALSQFYRAWFVSQDTASLDRQHDEKFSFYVGSLAGLDPQELMHSVLPVHAQLASSAHLIREARNPEGLVGALQYYFEVPVSIVEYAKQWIFLDKNDQTPLGDGASAMMLGDGAILGDTVLDRQHKFELILGPLSLQQYLRFSPSGQDLPVLREWVRNFVGFEYAWEVQLLLSADEVPIATLEGGSQLGYTSWLAREDVSVDVRGMSFEPEMHRY
- a CDS encoding ImpA family type VI secretion system protein, whose amino-acid sequence is MSVQSIAESTGYYHRLMQPIPGDHPCGISLEYDSAFLLLQTKLQPKLTAEYGTFVEVAEPTNWIETERKCLELLGKARDVRLIIILMRCRMCQIGVSAVQEGLEALLWCLSAWPDGLHPQLFDEGEFEPFMRANAFAELDDSEGFIADLRNLMLPKAAGMQISLKEFEKAHSFPREEGALEEATLEGIKQEWLVRSDSVIISLQQAYTLLLELASRLGDSLGDVAPDFVKLTSLLCHFGQADIAPIVAHEAHEYSPTSEYSPTSKHSPASEYSAAPIENEPHPSAVELPPMEVAAEAIPVAVAPIGTVQTGVVQTNVAPTEVMRVEAPTLANQPPMQLSAMPVEAPALPKGIQNRADALSRLIEVRQWFTTTEPSSPVIALLSFSEQTIGKSFGELLQIIPQELISKLDVLQE
- a CDS encoding fimbrial protein; translation: MTRKLFIVLAGAALSGQAHAICEIDTSEGSLPSTMTAPSLTITIDADAPADTSKFIAEAITAVQGVKVTYHHCEIGNLYGKNVTAMLGADLGKGLFATNIDGIAIKPMWNNGDAFGTYNSQGVMQFGTETGRWSYDPKTYFRIELYKTKETLSLTNPAGEQVLPSGTLAYNWVNTNSLTNYAQKLDIGRITIISTPSCTFAGKKVVDFGLVTSGKLNQGIERNLDFDITCKTDYGKYSATASITTQTPTADGNYIKVKDNNGQDDRMRIKISDSTGKLLKLNGSSSEQKVNIASAIPAEFNWKATLEPTSVSAKPANGIFSAAAEIILQIN
- a CDS encoding GlcNAc-transferase family protein, translating into MQSAPSIFVSIASYRDPELIPTLHDMIKTAKHPENLNIAIFWQDDKEIKTFLNQGMRLIKKKKHLGYPLHQLKYKHARISILSVHYYESKGACWARHMAESLFKNETYFLQIDSHCRFIQNWDHEMITMLNSLRDKSPKPILSSYPPAYEPGEDEKRKDYVSRLIFNAFSPEGMVQMTSMPVKEDAPVRCGYLAAGFVFSDGSFVHDVPNDPNIFFMGEEIAMATRAFTHGYDTYAPNKILLWHFYTRKNHSKVWTDHNNEAKKSGAVELAWWERDKIAKSRVRTLLGTGPDAVELGRYTLGTQRSLQEFEYRLGVNFNKRAAHPDVAGAKKVSYFADLPTSHDQWLESLIIVNKKTLKIEKHEVDFTREDVEWWHIGVYNPQNAQVMVEKVDISNMKKIITKTDDSTFELKLAFNSETDSNPRTIRICPYIRLQGWGDVVEKPW
- a CDS encoding OmpA family protein, translated to MFKLKFNKSLLLLWLAACGALIASMTFQENALWNNVIFIIFLTLLVITVWRHYALKPAPSHLEQSNLEQQPPQPVVAQFADQGNTVILILGPYADKWFSHPTSADNTRFSNHAIWILIPDPETLQKRLKHIAAHHPSAQVFTFFPFLPDVYEDTSVIISQLRKWQNSFSTLSLQTPLPCVFAIYVQLSEERLSHNSDNAYWTGNINLAKKKEVDLISAFQALGQKLELQDTHITTFTSHRHAMAHNLFIWLNESGVTNALQILFAHTSLQLTEVILSDNGKGFIKHGAWSVWLEKTLGILPGLASALLLPPIPEVINWQKTPVISPAKPIVITPPSPAKWLWSLGFATLLLAVHMVHTLSQQRVIHEQFNQQMASLNNVNDPSIQDIAINIAKLTDKGKTLSACVNTFDITHWGLSQCEPLLNRINRQIKIYRDIPVFSSTQMAPLFDSNSIKLKPNTQTSEMLNSLLLLVENNQGRKVLIVGHSDNTGNASLNMALSERRAQVVRDWLIQQSSLSIDDFIIRGMGALEPVASNDTKIGQSQNRRVEVLLLPKQNKNVGV